Below is a genomic region from Delftia tsuruhatensis.
TACTTGGCCGGGTCGGTCACGAAGCCGATCTTGCGCACGCCTGCACGCTGGGCCGCAGCCATGGCCTGGGCCACGCGCTCATAGCGCACTTCCTTGTCACCCTGGATGTGCAGGTCGGGCTGAGGTTCCTTGGCGGCCTCGGTCTTGAGGTTTTCCTCGAACTGCGCATCGCTCACGGCCACGCCGTTCCAGTGGTACTGGCCGTCGG
It encodes:
- a CDS encoding ExbD/TolR family protein gives rise to the protein MAFGTMDDDAEDVMNEINMTPLVDVMLVLLIIFIITVPVMKHSVNVDLPRATNQPEDVKPATVRLAVSSDGQYHWNGVAVSDAQFEENLKTEAAKEPQPDLHIQGDKEVRYERVAQAMAAAQRAGVRKIGFVTDPAK